The following coding sequences lie in one Thermoanaerobacterales bacterium genomic window:
- the rpsR gene encoding 30S ribosomal protein S18, with product MRRERGRRRKRICSFCVDKIAVIDYKDAGRLKKYITERGKILPRRISGNCAAHQRMLTVAVKRARTMALLPYTID from the coding sequence GTGCGACGTGAACGCGGACGGCGCAGGAAGCGCATTTGCAGCTTCTGCGTGGATAAAATCGCCGTCATCGACTATAAAGACGCAGGGCGTTTGAAGAAATACATCACCGAACGCGGTAAGATCCTGCCCCGGCGCATCTCGGGCAACTGCGCCGCGCACCAGCGCATGCTGACGGTCGCCGTGAAGCGGGCGCGGACCATGGCCCTGCTGCCCTACACCATCGATTAG
- the ssb gene encoding single-stranded DNA-binding protein, with the protein MLNKVILIGRLTRDPELRYTPNGVPVAHFTLAVDRNFADRQGQRQADFIDIVTWQKLAEVCAKNLGKGRLVAVDGRLQIRSYEDNQGVRRKAAEVVADNVKFLDRPREQQAPGGQGPEDGPYGTEIDLSGDDIPF; encoded by the coding sequence ATGCTCAACAAAGTGATTTTGATCGGCCGGCTGACCCGCGATCCCGAACTCCGCTATACACCGAACGGGGTTCCGGTGGCCCACTTCACCCTGGCGGTGGACCGTAATTTCGCCGATCGCCAGGGGCAGCGTCAGGCTGACTTCATTGACATCGTGACCTGGCAGAAACTCGCCGAGGTCTGCGCCAAGAACCTGGGCAAGGGGCGCCTGGTGGCCGTCGACGGTCGCCTGCAGATCCGGTCCTACGAGGATAACCAGGGCGTTCGCCGCAAGGCCGCCGAGGTGGTCGCGGACAACGTCAAGTTCCTTGACCGCCCGCGCGAACAGCAGGCTCCGGGCGGCCAGGGCCCGGAGGACGGCCCGTACGGCACGGAGATCGACCTGTCCGGGGACGACATTCCGTTCTAA
- the rpsF gene encoding 30S ribosomal protein S6, with protein MRQYELMYILHPDLEEENLEALVNRFRDLVTNEGGEVIKLDRWGRRRLAYEINRARDGFYVVMKFKARTETADELSRVLKITDGVLRHIITREDQ; from the coding sequence GTGCGGCAATACGAACTCATGTACATCCTGCACCCCGACCTGGAAGAGGAGAACCTCGAAGCCCTCGTGAACCGGTTCCGTGACCTGGTGACCAACGAGGGAGGGGAGGTCATCAAACTCGACCGTTGGGGCAGGCGCCGTCTGGCCTACGAGATCAATCGCGCCCGCGACGGTTTCTACGTGGTGATGAAGTTCAAGGCCCGGACGGAGACGGCCGACGAACTCAGTCGCGTGTTAAAGATCACCGACGGAGTCCTGCGCCACATCATCACCCGCGAGGATCAATAG
- a CDS encoding DUF951 domain-containing protein, whose translation MRYSVGDVVRTKKPHPCGGEEWEIMRTGVDFRLRCLRCGRVVLLPRAKFERMVRGVVRSPGAGSED comes from the coding sequence ATGCGTTACAGCGTGGGCGACGTGGTGCGCACCAAGAAGCCGCACCCCTGCGGGGGCGAGGAATGGGAGATCATGCGCACCGGGGTGGACTTCCGCCTCCGCTGCCTGCGCTGCGGGCGGGTGGTCCTCCTGCCGCGCGCAAAGTTCGAGCGGATGGTGCGGGGGGTGGTGCGTTCGCCGGGGGCCGGAAGCGAGGACTGA
- a CDS encoding aminopeptidase, with translation MTEELRSCWSKLSDADRETVFALAEDYKAFLNEGRTERLAVRVAEREARARGFTPLGERETLSPGDRIYAVNRGKAMILAVIGNASLEQGLNIVGAHVDSPRLDLKPEPLYQDEELALFKTHYYGGIRKYHWFGIPLILVGTVVRADGGVLHLGVGDRPGEPVFTVTDLLPHLAGDQREKKLEEAFPGENLNILAGSIPARDEGGKPERAVKQAVLAHLQQAYGIGEEDFVSAELQAVPAWPAADVGFDRGLVGGYGQDDRSCAFAALRAVLEAERPARTAVVLLADKEEIGSMGNTGMHSRFLENTLAEIMARSGTPYNGLTLRRMLAGSRALSADVNAGLDPTYPEVMDKRNAARIGGGVCLTRYTGSRGKAGGSEANAEFVSAIRALFKAHNVCWQTGELGKVDQGGGGTIAYLLAMYGMDVLDCGPPLLGMHSPFEVMSKADLYASYRGYKVFLEASWA, from the coding sequence TTGACCGAAGAATTGCGCAGTTGCTGGTCCAAACTCAGCGACGCCGATAGGGAGACGGTCTTCGCCCTGGCGGAGGATTACAAGGCCTTCCTGAACGAGGGGCGAACCGAAAGGCTCGCTGTGCGGGTCGCCGAGCGGGAAGCGCGGGCGCGGGGGTTTACGCCCCTTGGCGAACGGGAGACCCTCTCCCCGGGTGACCGGATTTACGCCGTCAACCGGGGCAAGGCTATGATCCTGGCCGTGATCGGGAACGCGTCCCTGGAGCAGGGGCTGAACATCGTCGGGGCCCACGTCGACTCGCCGCGCCTGGATCTCAAGCCGGAACCCCTCTACCAGGACGAGGAACTTGCCCTGTTCAAGACCCATTACTATGGCGGCATTAGAAAGTACCACTGGTTCGGTATCCCCCTGATCCTGGTCGGGACCGTAGTGCGGGCCGACGGGGGGGTCCTACACCTGGGCGTCGGGGACCGGCCCGGCGAACCGGTCTTTACCGTGACCGACTTGCTCCCCCACCTGGCGGGGGACCAGAGGGAAAAGAAGCTGGAGGAAGCCTTCCCGGGAGAGAACCTGAATATCCTGGCCGGGAGCATCCCGGCGCGGGATGAGGGCGGCAAGCCCGAGCGCGCCGTGAAGCAGGCCGTGCTGGCCCACCTGCAGCAGGCCTACGGCATCGGCGAGGAGGACTTCGTGAGCGCCGAACTGCAGGCTGTTCCCGCCTGGCCGGCGGCGGACGTCGGGTTCGACCGCGGGCTGGTCGGTGGGTACGGCCAGGACGACCGTTCCTGCGCCTTCGCCGCCCTGCGGGCGGTTTTGGAGGCCGAGCGCCCGGCGCGTACGGCGGTGGTGCTGCTGGCGGACAAAGAGGAGATCGGCTCGATGGGCAACACCGGGATGCACTCACGCTTCCTCGAAAACACGCTGGCCGAGATCATGGCCCGCTCCGGCACGCCGTACAACGGGCTGACCCTGCGCCGGATGCTGGCCGGCTCCCGTGCCCTTTCGGCCGATGTCAACGCCGGGCTCGACCCGACCTATCCGGAGGTTATGGACAAGCGCAACGCGGCGCGGATCGGGGGCGGCGTCTGCCTCACCCGGTACACCGGCTCGCGCGGCAAGGCCGGTGGGAGCGAGGCCAACGCCGAGTTCGTTTCGGCGATCAGGGCGCTCTTCAAGGCCCATAACGTCTGCTGGCAGACCGGGGAGCTGGGCAAGGTGGACCAGGGCGGCGGCGGGACGATCGCCTACCTGCTGGCCATGTACGGCATGGACGTCCTGGACTGCGGACCGCCGCTGTTGGGGATGCATTCCCCGTTTGAGGTGATGAGCAAGGCGGACCTTTACGCCAGTTACCGGGGGTACAAGGTGTTCCTTGAGGCTTCCTGGGCCTAG
- a CDS encoding CvpA family protein: MNWLDWVLLTVLLLSALNGFTRGLLRSVAGLAAVAFGFWLALRYYRLLGDYLDSGLGLGPVLTRYFTGCLGGAAGTPVAAPPSPGAFDALERLFVGGAQGLFQGVASSLAVSALDALAFLIVFIAGAGLLGAFAGAIPNLPLLGPLDRAGGFCFGLLRGFLLGALVYALVRFLAAPEVSYEGRALNDVLQRSFLGPSYEAALNYLWALISSARG; encoded by the coding sequence GTGAACTGGCTGGACTGGGTTCTGCTCACCGTTCTCCTTCTGAGCGCCCTGAACGGTTTCACCAGGGGCCTGCTGCGGAGCGTGGCCGGGCTGGCGGCGGTCGCCTTCGGCTTCTGGCTCGCCCTGCGCTACTACCGTCTCCTCGGCGACTACCTTGACTCCGGGCTGGGGCTGGGCCCGGTCCTGACCCGTTACTTCACCGGCTGCCTGGGTGGGGCTGCGGGAACTCCGGTGGCCGCCCCGCCGTCCCCCGGGGCCTTTGATGCCCTGGAGCGGTTGTTTGTGGGCGGCGCGCAGGGCCTGTTCCAGGGAGTGGCGTCTTCCCTGGCCGTCTCGGCGCTGGACGCCCTGGCGTTTCTCATTGTCTTCATTGCGGGGGCCGGCCTCCTGGGGGCGTTCGCCGGGGCCATCCCGAACCTCCCGCTGCTCGGGCCGCTGGACCGGGCGGGCGGTTTTTGTTTCGGCCTTCTCCGGGGCTTCCTGCTGGGCGCCCTGGTCTACGCTTTGGTCCGGTTCTTGGCCGCCCCCGAGGTCTCCTACGAGGGCCGCGCCCTGAATGATGTCCTGCAGCGGTCCTTCCTGGGGCCGTCCTACGAGGCCGCCCTGAATTACCTCTGGGCCTTGATCTCTTCGGCCCGGGGATAA
- the yyaC gene encoding spore protease YyaC, translated as MPEVSAPQALETVTPTTRIHVDDPFAAVKLANDLGACLQNVDGAGARPKVLLCIGTDRSTGDSLGPLVGSRMERLDQDLFIVRGTLADPVHATNLADTLTAIEREYGNPLIIAVDACLGYLENVGCVTVGEGSLKPGAGVKKSLPPVGDLHITGVVNVGGFMEYLVLQNTRLNLVMRLADLIVDGLALMAGKHRRFSCQAHPF; from the coding sequence ATGCCTGAGGTCTCGGCCCCGCAAGCGCTGGAGACGGTAACCCCGACAACACGGATTCACGTGGACGATCCTTTCGCCGCCGTGAAGCTGGCCAACGATCTGGGGGCCTGTCTGCAGAACGTGGACGGAGCCGGCGCCAGGCCGAAAGTCCTGCTGTGCATCGGCACCGACCGCTCCACGGGGGATTCCCTCGGCCCGCTGGTGGGCAGCCGCATGGAGCGGTTGGACCAGGACCTGTTCATCGTGCGCGGGACCCTGGCCGACCCGGTGCACGCCACGAACCTGGCCGATACCCTGACCGCCATCGAACGCGAGTACGGCAATCCGCTGATCATCGCGGTGGACGCCTGCCTCGGCTACCTTGAAAACGTGGGTTGCGTGACCGTCGGCGAAGGCTCTCTCAAACCGGGCGCGGGCGTCAAGAAGAGCCTGCCCCCCGTCGGGGACCTGCACATCACCGGCGTGGTTAACGTCGGCGGGTTCATGGAGTACCTGGTCCTGCAGAACACCCGCCTGAACCTGGTGATGCGCCTGGCCGACCTGATCGTGGACGGCCTGGCCCTTATGGCCGGCAAGCACCGCCGTTTCAGCTGTCAAGCGCATCCGTTCTAA